TTTGCGGCCCCAGAAATAAACTGCAAATTACTTACctgtattcaaattttgccGATGAAATCTATCGCGGAATTTCACAGGTCAAAGATCGTTTCACGTTTAACCTTGCGTTGTCGATTTCGTTTCtaagaattattattgttcCTGAAATTCGGAAGGTGTGGATTATTCGTGAGGTCTGACAATCGTGCAACCTCAATATTTATAACACGATACAGAGGTTTACTGTTTAAACGGTTCATTacagttttttcaaacgtTCCGATGctgacatttatttattcaataattgaCAGATAGTCAATCCTTACATTACGAGGTTATTTCACTCATCGAAGTACGAGTgcgatacatttttttgttgcatTTCTTACATTTTGCGTAACTTACAAACTACTTATAATTAGGAATATTTATGTGTTTATGGGGTAGAAGCGTTATGACAAAATCgaacaaaagtatttttgttcacggACATCTTTCTGCCTGCCCGACTACGACTGTTAGATTCCTCGGCAAGTCGGCAAATTCATCGATCATGAATCTATCAATTATCCCCGAAAGATCAAGTTGCGTAAGCTGGTCAAGTTCTTCAACGTCCCAGCAGCTAAAGTTTTTGCAAATCGGATTCCACGATAAATCCAGATTCCGTAACTGTTTAGGAAAAGTATTAGGTTCGATTTcaggtatcaaatttttatcgaggtacaaattttccaatttgGGAACGTCCAAAAATGCTttggatgataaaatttcaatgcGATTCTCCGACAAGTTCAGCTCGGTTAATTCCGGAAGGTCGTGGAAGGCCCGAGCTTTTATTTCATGGAATGTATTACCTCGAATGGTGATCGAGGTTACATTTGAAAGATTCAAAAACGCGTCCGATGCTATAAAGGAGCGCTCGTCAATAAGGTCGTTCGGTTGATATTCAATCACTATACTCTCGAGATTCGGAAGATCGACGAAAGCTTGTGagagaattgtttttattctattaccaCCGAAGCCAATAGCATTCAAAGCTTTGATGCCGCGGAATGAGCCGCTGCTCAAAGTGCGTATTTGGTTGTTGTCCAATTGCAAATGAAACGCATCCGCTTTTGAATTCAGATCGGTAAAAGTATCCTCGTTTATGACGCTGATCAGGTTGTTTCTCAGATccaatctttcaatttttggaagATCGTCAAAAGCTCCGGAGGAGAGACGTCTTATGCGATTATAAGACAGATCCAACGTTGTCAAAGCCGGCAGCACGTGGAACGCCTGAGATTCGATAACGGCGAATGAATTGCGTCGAATCGTGATACAAGCTAGATTTGATAGGTTCGAGAATGCGTCTGACTCTATCAACCCTATTTCTTTCGGCGTTGGTCCTCGCAATTTGAAGGCTTCAGCCGGTTCGAGGAACCCTTGGTTTGACCGGTCTTCGTAATCATCGAAAAATCCCTCTGTTGTCGAAAATGGCATTGGTGTTGGACTCTGATCAGCCACTTGATCTTCGATTAGTATACTCGCAAGATTCGGAAGATCTACGAAGGCCTGTGTCGAGATGGTTTTTATTTCGTTGTGGCTAAGACCGATGTGATTCAAACCTTTGATACCGCGAAACGAGCCCGTGTTTAACGTGTGTATTTTATTGCTATCGAGAAACAAGGAAACTTTATTCGCAGTTGAATTCAACTTGCCGAATGCTTCTTCAGTTATCGCACTGATTTCATTGCCTTTAAGACTCAAGCTTTCGAGTTCAGGAAGATCGACGAATACTTCAGAGGATAGAATCTGAATGTTGTTGTCAGACAAGTCTAATGTTCTTAATTTTGGCAGGTCGTGGAACGCCCGAGACTCTATGACAGTGAACAAATTTCGACGAATTATGATTGAAGTCAAATTGGACAGATTAAAAAATGCATCCGACTCTATCAACCCCAAATCTTCCAGCTTCGGTCTTGGTTGTATATTAGAGTATGGATTGTATGAATCAGACGAACGCTGATCGAGAGATTGGGATTGATCTTCTATCACTATACTTGCCAGGTTGGGAAGATCAACGAAGGCCTGTGACGAGATGGTTCGTATTTTGTTATTACTGAGACCTATATATTTCAGCCCCTCGATACCCCGGAAAGAACCTCTCCTCAAAATACGTATTTGGTTGTGGTCTAAAAACAGGGAAACTTCATTGGCGCTTGAATTAAGTTTGGTGAACGCGTCTTCGTCGATATCGgtaattttgttatatttcaacgatatcattttcaaattaggCAAGTTAACAAACGCGTGATAATTGACATCCGTAATCTTGTTTGAGTCCAACAAAATGTATTCAATGCGCAAGAGGTTATTGAATATACCCGCGTGGATTCGACTGAtctgattattattaagaTCTACTTCAACCAAGGTTTTAATGTCTAGGAAAACGTCCGTCTCGATCATagatatttgatttttcgaaagcAAGAGATATTGCAGAGCTGGAGCGCGATTGAGACACAGGGTTTTTGGGTCATTATTGCTGTTGTATGAATTATAACGATGACGGGGATAATGCGACGTTGAGCAAGTTTTAATGCTTCCTAATCGGTTGTTAGCTACATTTAGATAGACAAGCGATTTGAAGTTCCCTAACGAGATGTAACTCAATTGGTTATTGTCAAGGTACAGATGCGTCAACTCTGTTGAAACAGgggtttcaaaaataaaaattgataattggTTTCCAGATAAGTGAAGATGTTTCAGGGTATTCGTGTTCGCCACTGAGAAAGTCTGCACATAGGAATTTCTCAAATATAAACGTTCCAGCATGTGCAAATTAATGAGCCAATCAAGTTTTACACTGAGATATTGTAACTGATTCCTGTCAAGATCAAGAATTTTTAAACTGTCAAGATTACGAAAGGCGGAAGGTTCAATATTTCGGATGTCGCAGCCCGCCAAACTGAGGTAAGTCAAGTTtggaaaaaacttgaaactatCGTTAGCTATCCTCTCGATTCGATTATTGTCCATCCTCAGCCACTTCAAATTAGGAATATTGAGTTGGAACATCGACGATCCCAAATGTGTGATCCCCATTCCTTCCAGAGAAATCCATGTTGTGTTAGACGCGTCCTCGGCATCCCAGGGTCTGTATTTCAGATCGGATTTGTCCGTTAATTCCAGGGGATCGGGGGGATCGAAGACGTCTGAACGTATTCCACCGATCGCGATCCAAACAATGGTCAAGGCTCGCAGTAAcatctgaataaaaaatttacctgATAATATTCAGGAGGTACGGTTTCAGAagaaataatataatcaaacCCCGAGGAACCTATtataaaagaattgataacTCTCCAACGCTCGATTTGACAGTCttgtttaaaaagtttttctaCATTTCATTTGGTatatgaatttgaaagaacATAATCGTCTCGTACTCACCGTGATTTAACACCGTCGATCTACCGGAGTGAACAGGCAACGAAGAGTCGATGAAGTATCGCACTAACTGAGAACGAGTGTCAACTTTTTCGTACCAAGGCCTGGTAGATACTACTTGTCGAATCCCAATCGCAACAATGAGGTCGACGAGTGGAAGAAGCTATCATGTGGCGAACCAAGTCTCGTTCCCTTTGTGTCCCGTTGCAATcagcgaaaaatgaaacagtaGAAGCAGATAAGTTTTATCGCACTCAACAGTCCCATACTTAGTGTCATTGCCTGGACGTATCGCGATCAGTGCAGCCAGAAATAGAATATCCGGTCCTTgctgatgaataaaaatataatttcattacTGTTATTCGTTATGAAAGATGGACTGAAAGTTTACGATTGAAACGGATCATTCTGCGAATTACGAATTACAGAATTAACAGAAAATCTGCAGCACTAGACTTTGGGTTGCGggatattttctttcacaaaACTAAAAAATCAACCCAAACACACAAAGTTTGCATACTTCAGATAAGAAATTATACCgaagacgatttttcttgaCCTTGGTGAATTGTTGagtaatattattcttggatatgaaggtcgtgaacaaaaaaaacgttaacacaaaaaaagtgtttttttgttCACGACCTTCgtatccaagaataatattacttaaaaaattatacacgtgGTTAGCGAACGCCATTGAAATATTCTGATTGTTACACTCGTCGATTGTTTCAGCTAGATCTGACGGGCAGATTTGAAGAATGCAGGAGTCCGTCAAGTGTCCTCTTCTTCTACAAAATTAGCGGTAAGTTATCcgtttgaaaatataagcGTCAATGTACGTATTCGTTGCGAGTGAATTCCCAAGTTGAATAGGTACCCAGAATGCGTGACTACTTGGATCAATTTCCACGTAATCTCAGAACACCCTCTGACTCCGTAGCAATTGTAGTTATCTTGGGTTCAAAAGTCGAGATAACACAAAAACTTGATAAGCAGCAATGAACCGCGACCACTCTGTTGAGTATCTTAAAACCCCGGGAAGTACTTTTGATTAGGTTTCAGATCGGTGTTGGAGGCGCCCAGCGAGTGACAGAATCAGCCACGTTTCGTATCGTTTCGTAATGATCGATCGTGCATCGAACAAGTTACTTGAACTGCAGTGACCTGGGATTCCCGCAAGAACTTTGTTCGCTTCAGTGACCCACTTTAAAGATCTGAAACTTTCGATGCTGCTCGAGAGATATCAAGTTGTCTTTTTTTCAAGTCACGAGAGGACCACGTATAGAATCCAAGATACTCGAGCAAGGGATGTACGTACAGATAGGCGCCGggggatataaaaaaaaaacttcaaagaCCGCATAGCGCATTGAAGAAAGTCACACGTTTGTACGGCTATTCTTTAGGGAAGTGCTTTGAATAAACTGCAAAGAATTCGTGTGCCACGCGGACTTGCGAATTGGAGGAACGTACGTCGGgcgagcttttttttttacattgtgaggaaaaaatattcatcggCAGTCGATTGTTGTTGCTCAAGCTTAAAAAATGTCCGATGAATTCCGCAGTAATGCGGTCGGGAGAAGTTGGataaatgaattaattattcgagGGATAAATCagacttttttcaaactcttttATTTGACAAATTCATAACATTGCTATCGGTTGCAGGTGATTCTTTTGATCGGTGTTTATTTACAACAATAACGGTTACTCAAACAAGAAATGTTACAATTGCGACGTCTTTTAAGAGTTACATGCTTATCGACAGAAAGTATAggattatacatgtattacatATGACAGGGTTTAATAAAATCGGTTACGAGAATAAGAATCCGCTAATGGTGCGGTCCGTCCGGTTTCTCCACTAAAATGGTCAAATGTTTTGGCAATTCGGCGAATTTGCCGATATTTAAGTTATCGATTATACCTGTCAGATTGAGCTCAACGAGCTGGTGAAGTTCTCTGATCTGCCAGCAATCAATATCTTCGCAAACAGGGTTCCAAGACAAATCCAAGCGTTGTAGTTGTTTCGGAAAAATGTCAGGTTCGACCGTCGATATTAAGTTAACTCCCAGGTTTAAGCTTTCGAGTTTAGGAAGCTCGTCGAAAGCTTCGCCGGAAATAACTTCTATGCTATTGTTAGACAAATCCAGAATTTTCAACTTCGGCAGCGAGCTAAACGCCTGAGCTTCTATATCAGCGAATACGTTACCTCTAATGACGATTGAggttaaatttgacaaattccAAAAGGCATTCGACGCTATCACCTCTTCCTTCGGCAGAGATATTCTATCCAGGTGTGTCGCACGATCCGTTCTCTGACCTTGCGACTGATTTTCTATAACTACGCTCTCAAGATTCGGGAGGTCTACGAAGGCCTGACTCAAAATCGTTTTGATTCTGTTGTTGCTCAAGCCTACATGCTTCAAACCTTTTATGCCTCGGAACGAGCCGCTCCTCAGAGTGTCTATTTCGTTGTTATCCAAGTACAAATAAACCTCATTCGCCCTAGAGTTTAGCTTAGTGAACGCATCTTCGTCGACGTCATTAATCTGATTGTTAGTCAATGAAATCGTTTTCAAATTAGGGAGATTGACAAACGCCCGATGATTCACCTGCGTTATCTTGTTCGAATCTAACATTATATTTTCCAACTGCAGTAAGTCGGTAAATGAATTTGCCTGCACTTCGCTGATAAGATTGTTAGACAGGTCTACGTGAATCAACGCGGGTGTTCCTATCAAAGCACCCGGCGTGATTTGCGATATTTCATTAAAGGATGCAATCAAGTACTTGAGAGCCGTAGCATATCCGAGACATAACTTTGAATGCGGATTCACAATATTGGTTAAATATAGCGTGTTATatctattgaaaattgatttgtgAGTCGTTGTACATTCgaaagtaataattttcaattgattgtTACTTACGTCCACGAGGGTGAGTTCAGATTGTGAGTTATTTAGTGAAACATAATgcaaattattgttgtttagATACAGGTGGGTCAGTGTCGATTCGCTatcgatttcaaaaaatatcaattcatTTCCGGATAGATGAagatcggttaattttttcggataTTTGATTCTATCTAAAATCGAAAGATGGCATTTTCTCAGATACAACCTTTCAAGTGAGTTCAACGTGTCGAAAGTATCTTCTTCCAGactgttttcaaaataattattatcgagATCCAGTACCCGTAGCTTTCCGAGGTGACTGAAGGCATTGGAGTCGATTCCAGTGATCCTGTTACTCACGAAACTGATGTGAGTCAAGTTCGGCAAAAACTTGAAGGTTTCCGATGGTATGGTTGCAATTCCGTTTTTATCAACCACCAGCCACTTCAAATCGGGCACGTTGAAACGAAATGGCGTATTTATAGCTGCGATCCCCATGCTCTCGAGCGAGATCCAGTTCGTATCAGGTGATTCATTGTCTTTCCACGGCCTGTGAGCTGGATCGTTGATTTCCGGCAGCTTATAAAGTCGCGAATGCAGTCAATGAATCCGATGAATAAAATGACGACGACGAGTGGTGCTTGCAGCAGGGTCTAGTGATAGTTTAAAAATGGTGTTAGGTACAATAACAGAAACAATAATACCGGATTTGGGGTAATATTAGCTAAAAATCAAAGTTCAACGACGAGAAGCACATCGGTAAGAATGACATTGATTATTTCGGACGGAACGCGTGTAAAAGAGGAACTGTGACCCAATGCTAAATCTGCTATGAATGATTAAAAAAGCTTTGTCAAGTTAAACTTGATATCTTGCATTAATTGTTAATAATTCTTACTTTCCAATACCATACTCAAATTTAGTTGTTACTTAATACTATTTGAGTAGCATCGCGAACAATGAAAGACCTTTTTCCGCATCAGACTATTCCGATGCCATTTACTGAACGTCTTTTGCTAAGCCCTGCTTGGATTATTCGATATACTTATCAACAAAAGAATGATCTGTACTCACCATGATGTTTCTAACTAGCAACTTCAATGGACAATGAAGAATTCTCTCGACAGCAGCGGTATATACATAACCTTTTCCCCCAACAAAACCACCAGATATTATTGAGACCAGTGCGTGAGCACAAATATAGATAAGTGTCAAAGTTGAATGTTCTATCATATTCTTGTGAGAGAATACAATGTTGTGCGAACGATTGGCTTGGTAACAAGCTTGCTAATCAGTATGATAAGTGCAAGATGGgaaaaagttgcaaaaaaaaaattaaaaaaataaaataagataaaaatcgtACGACTTGCGTTCTATCTTCAGATGGGCGACGGAATTTATTCCCAGCACGCagcgtataatatttttaaaacatttcgaaaatattaccACGTTGCAGATCTGTGTAAGGTttaataacatattttttgtGATATTGTGTTTTTAAAAGGTTCCACCAGTATGAAAACGGTAGTACGATATTTGTGATGATTCAAATAATGTTTCTGAAATATGTCAAACATAAATCGATGTTCGAAACATTTCAGCGacatttcaaaaatgtttgaaatgcgacacaaaattttgaatactcCTAAAATAGTTCCGAAACGTTTCATTCTGTGTACGAAAATTGGAAGATTTCATAATTATCACAAACATGACTGGAAATATTCTCGTGATTATCAGAGGTTTGCTACTGTAACGTAGTAATAAACACTGCAGATTATCGCTTTGAACAGTAACATGAAATAAAGTTTGCTGCCAAACGCTTCATTTCCACACGACCACCAGATTCTTAATTttacataaaagaaaaaccgaaCGATAAAATTGGTATCATTGAAACGCTAAGAATTTGTTTTACGCCAGGGAATTAGTTTTGACCCTCTATAATAAGACGACGCTGATCattgcaaataaataaataatcagcATTTATCATGGTAGCGAGTCTTATTGTTCTGCAGTCAAGCTGACTTATTCGATTATGGCCAATCggtgtgtataaatatgttCAATGAGGGTAAATGTCAAAGGCGTTGCAGCCTGATATTTCCATAAGAACACGTAACTAGTAcagataatatttatttttactgaaCAACatgattacatttttttttctttgtcaacGCAACATTTCTTTGTACACAATGAATTTTGCACATTTGCTTTTAAGCAGTACGAccgttttttcatttgtagTTCCTTGTTTTCTTCTCACAAAATTATTGATATGTTGAAATATCGATGCTTAATTATGCAAAAcccgtgtataatataaacgaCAATCCACACGAAAATGTGGAACAGCTAATGTTACACTCGATTTACAATGATTATCCAACTGAGATTTAAAACGAATTAATTCTCACAAcgaatatacaataataaatagaaTGAAAACTGCCAACAGATAACTGAGGAATTGTTTGATAACAGAGATAATTCCGAGCGGAAATATTTCATGTTCATTCTGTATTTCCTTACGAGTTATATATACGAATGACTGAAGTACAGATGTTTCCCAAAATAGACAacttttaatatatattaatacaTACTGTATTCTACACTCAGTTACAGCCAATTTCTGGGGGGAGAATAAATTCATGTAAgtgtgtttaaaaattatgacCCATTGTTTATAATTTGTAATCCATAATTCCGTGACTTAGGAACTGTAATATTCGTAAGAGTGTAAGAAATACTTATACAGTGACGACCTAAAGTACGATTTGATAAAAACTTATTGGGAGAATTCTTAATCACTAATACGCTGGTTATTTTGTACCGCCAAAAACAATCTCTTGACTTACCATGATGTACTTGTGTCAGATTGCTGGTCACTGTACAACTCGATGGATAACGAAACTCCGTCGTGGCAGGAATGGTAATATAGCTATACATGGAATTCGATTTGCATCCCAGCCAACTGAATTTTGTTTAAGAACGGAATCAAAGGTCAAAGATCTGCTTTACATTCGAATTGACGAGTCACGTCGCTAAAATATTATCTGTAACGTGCGCCTCATCGgttcgaaaatttgaagtcTCGTTGGCACTCTTGTTGCTATATCTGTCTTTCTCTATTATGCTCTACTTCCGTAGTCtctatgtttatttttctttgtctacCTTCGCTATTCTCTCGCATCAGCGGTACCCTCAGTACTG
Above is a genomic segment from Neodiprion pinetum isolate iyNeoPine1 chromosome 1, iyNeoPine1.2, whole genome shotgun sequence containing:
- the LOC124215872 gene encoding protein artichoke-like encodes the protein MGIAAINTPFRFNVPDLKWLVVDKNGIATIPSETFKFLPNLTHISFVSNRITGIDSNAFSHLGKLRVLDLDNNYFENSLEEDTFDTLNSLERLYLRKCHLSILDRIKYPKKLTDLHLSGNELIFFEIDSESTLTHLYLNNNNLHYVSLNNSQSELTLVDVSNNQLKIITFECTTTHKSIFNRYNTLYLTNIVNPHSKLCLGYATALKYLIASFNEISQITPGALIGTPALIHVDLSNNLISEVQANSFTDLLQLENIMLDSNKITQVNHRAFVNLPNLKTISLTNNQINDVDEDAFTKLNSRANEVYLYLDNNEIDTLRSGSFRGIKGLKHVGLSNNRIKTILSQAFVDLPNLESVVIENQSQGQRTDRATHLDRISLPKEEVIASNAFWNLSNLTSIVIRGNVFADIEAQAFSSLPKLKILDLSNNSIEVISGEAFDELPKLESLNLGVNLISTVEPDIFPKQLQRLDLSWNPVCEDIDCWQIRELHQLVELNLTGIIDNLNIGKFAELPKHLTILVEKPDGPFLGMLLRALTIVWIAIGGIRSDVFDPPDPLELTDKSDLKYRPWDAEDASNTTWISLEGMGITHLGSSMFQLNIPNLKWLRMDNNRIERIANDSFKFFPNLTYLSLAGCDIRNIEPSAFRNLDSLKILDLDRNQLQYLSVKLDWLINLHMLERLYLRNSYVQTFSVANTNTLKHLHLSGNQLSIFIFETPVSTELTHLYLDNNQLSYISLGNFKSLVYLNVANNRLGSIKTCSTSHYPRHRYNSYNSNNDPKTLCLNRAPALQYLLLSKNQISMIETDVFLDIKTLVEVDLNNNQISRIHAGIFNNLLRIEYILLDSNKITDVNYHAFVNLPNLKMISLKYNKITDIDEDAFTKLNSSANEVSLFLDHNQIRILRRGSFRGIEGLKYIGLSNNKIRTISSQAFVDLPNLASIVIEDQSQSLDQRSSDSYNPYSNIQPRPKLEDLGLIESDAFFNLSNLTSIIIRRNLFTVIESRAFHDLPKLRTLDLSDNNIQILSSEVFVDLPELESLSLKGNEISAITEEAFGKLNSTANKVSLFLDSNKIHTLNTGSFRGIKGLNHIGLSHNEIKTISTQAFVDLPNLASILIEDQVADQSPTPMPFSTTEGFFDDYEDRSNQGFLEPAEAFKLRGPTPKEIGLIESDAFSNLSNLACITIRRNSFAVIESQAFHVLPALTTLDLSYNRIRRLSSGAFDDLPKIERLDLRNNLISVINEDTFTDLNSKADAFHLQLDNNQIRTLSSGSFRGIKALNAIGFGGNRIKTILSQAFVDLPNLESIVIEYQPNDLIDERSFIASDAFLNLSNVTSITIRGNTFHEIKARAFHDLPELTELNLSENRIEILSSKAFLDVPKLENLYLDKNLIPEIEPNTFPKQLRNLDLSWNPICKNFSCWDVEELDQLTQLDLSGIIDRFMIDEFADLPRNLTVVVGQAERCP